Proteins encoded in a region of the Metamycoplasma alkalescens genome:
- the dnaA gene encoding chromosomal replication initiator protein DnaA, with translation MNYKDEELDLNISNQILQNELKNTASDSMTYESFFSQLKLIFVSNDNAYILVPTYIIDYIKTTFYETIQRALINALEKKVSLTFISDIDEIKELVNKEKTTKFIKNETQNKSNNNVKNNLTFENYAIGNFNKMALKAAKEISKEYKDNYNPLFIYSSSGLGKTHLLHAIGNEFVKKNKTCLYVNPDILTRRLVEQLRLKNQEQINKIVDELTSYDCLMFDDVQQYGNKESTLNVLFNVINIMKSNHKQIIFCADKSPNQLGGFEQRFLTRFEGGLTIEINNLELEDVISVLKFKLKENHINVDLWEDAALRYIARNFSTSIRSIEGAISRIKLFSDGDDFFTYDLHTMQNIFKNVTKSKESITPERIIETVCKYYGVDRKKIISSSRVKEIVIPRKIIIYFLKNNFDFTLKEIGKMVGDQTHSTVIASLKWIEANIQSNSSLKNAIEKIQNMLKKII, from the coding sequence AGTTAAAATTGATTTTTGTTTCAAATGATAATGCATATATCTTGGTTCCAACATATATTATTGATTACATAAAAACAACATTTTATGAAACAATTCAACGTGCACTAATAAATGCTTTAGAAAAAAAAGTTTCTTTGACTTTTATTTCTGATATTGATGAAATAAAAGAATTGGTGAATAAAGAAAAGACAACAAAATTTATAAAAAATGAGACTCAAAATAAGTCAAATAACAATGTAAAAAATAATCTTACATTTGAAAATTATGCAATTGGCAATTTCAATAAAATGGCTTTAAAAGCAGCAAAAGAAATTTCCAAGGAGTATAAAGATAATTACAACCCGCTTTTTATTTATTCAAGCAGTGGACTTGGAAAAACACATTTGTTGCATGCAATCGGGAATGAGTTTGTTAAAAAAAATAAAACATGTCTATATGTTAATCCGGATATTTTAACAAGAAGATTAGTTGAACAATTAAGATTGAAAAACCAAGAACAAATTAACAAAATTGTTGATGAATTAACTTCTTATGATTGTTTGATGTTTGATGATGTGCAACAATATGGCAATAAAGAAAGTACACTAAATGTTTTGTTTAATGTGATTAATATTATGAAAAGTAATCACAAACAAATTATTTTTTGTGCCGACAAAAGTCCTAATCAACTTGGTGGGTTTGAACAGCGCTTCTTAACAAGATTTGAAGGAGGCTTGACAATTGAAATTAACAATCTCGAACTTGAAGATGTAATTTCAGTTTTAAAGTTCAAACTAAAAGAAAATCACATTAATGTTGATCTTTGAGAAGATGCCGCTCTTAGATATATTGCAAGAAATTTCTCAACATCAATTCGTTCAATTGAAGGAGCAATTAGCCGGATTAAATTGTTTTCAGATGGTGATGATTTTTTTACTTATGATCTTCATACAATGCAAAATATTTTTAAAAATGTTACAAAATCAAAAGAAAGTATTACTCCTGAAAGAATCATTGAGACAGTTTGCAAGTATTATGGTGTTGATCGGAAAAAAATTATTAGTAGCAGCCGGGTAAAAGAAATTGTTATTCCAAGAAAAATAATTATTTATTTTCTAAAAAATAATTTTGATTTTACATTAAAAGAAATTGGAAAAATGGTTGGTGATCAAACACATTCAACAGTGATTGCTTCATTAAAATGAATTGAGGCCAATATCCAAAGCAATTCTTCATTAAAAAATGCAATTGAAAAAATTCAAAATATGCTAAAAAAAATAATCTAA
- the dnaN gene encoding DNA polymerase III subunit beta → MKLKINKLLLDSIIERVAKAIDPNPFIPELKGILIVAEGNKITLIGSNGTISVKHEIITSLDAEIITPGRILVDLYLFRNIIKKLENDIVLESQENKLNVETENDHFSLNLYNIFEYPDIDFSIYGEQIKIKWQKFKSMVRNVAVASSSLETNIILCCINISAQNQKLKFVATDKYRYAEEVLDIEENVNFNISVLTKNLKDLLNFDYSGDVILNFSDQKISFEIDGSIIQSKVVDQVYLDVSKIIPKSFDNVLVISKKELNDLLNKASVIISENYNKIRLHILDQVLTISSTREEIANAEIKSKNFSYTENELKLALNSRFLKDAIQSFDDEIKLSLTPDKMRIVITSNSNPNLFHLITPQRGF, encoded by the coding sequence ATGAAATTAAAAATTAATAAATTATTATTAGATTCAATTATTGAACGAGTTGCAAAAGCAATTGACCCCAATCCTTTCATTCCTGAATTAAAAGGAATTCTAATTGTTGCTGAAGGCAATAAAATTACCTTGATTGGTTCGAATGGAACAATAAGTGTGAAACATGAAATTATTACTTCATTGGATGCAGAAATTATTACTCCAGGAAGAATTTTGGTTGATTTATATCTTTTTAGAAATATTATTAAAAAACTTGAAAATGACATTGTTTTAGAATCGCAAGAAAATAAGTTGAATGTTGAAACTGAAAATGATCATTTTTCATTGAACTTGTACAATATCTTTGAATATCCTGACATTGATTTTTCAATCTATGGTGAACAAATTAAAATAAAATGACAAAAGTTTAAATCAATGGTAAGAAATGTTGCTGTTGCTTCATCTTCACTTGAAACAAATATTATTTTGTGCTGTATAAATATTTCAGCTCAAAATCAAAAATTAAAATTTGTTGCAACAGATAAATATCGATATGCTGAAGAAGTTTTAGATATTGAAGAAAATGTAAATTTCAATATTTCAGTTCTTACTAAAAATTTAAAAGACCTTTTAAACTTTGATTACAGTGGTGACGTTATTCTTAATTTTTCGGATCAAAAAATTTCATTCGAAATTGATGGTTCAATTATTCAATCCAAAGTAGTTGATCAAGTTTATTTAGATGTTTCAAAAATCATTCCAAAATCATTTGATAATGTTTTAGTTATTTCTAAAAAAGAATTGAATGACTTATTGAATAAAGCTTCAGTTATTATTAGTGAAAATTACAATAAAATTCGATTGCATATTTTGGATCAAGTGCTTACAATTTCATCAACAAGAGAAGAAATTGCCAATGCTGAAATTAAATCAAAAAACTTTAGTTACACTGAAAATGAACTAAAACTTGCTTTGAATTCAAGATTTTTAAAAGATGCCATTCAAAGCTTTGATGATGAAATTAAATTATCTTTAACACCAGATAAAATGCGAATTGTTATTACTTCTAATTCAAATCCTAATTTATTTCATTTAATTACACCACAAAGAGGTTTTTAA
- a CDS encoding RNA-binding S4 domain-containing protein: protein MKIEIYGKEIKLSQFLKKIGACRTGGLTKYFLDVHIVKINDRIPNGRNAKIHVGDIVWIDDQIYVIKQAIEQNQ, encoded by the coding sequence ATGAAGATTGAAATTTATGGCAAAGAAATTAAGTTAAGTCAATTTCTTAAAAAAATTGGTGCTTGCCGTACAGGGGGATTAACAAAATATTTTTTAGATGTCCACATTGTCAAGATTAATGATCGTATTCCAAACGGAAGAAATGCTAAAATCCATGTTGGTGACATTGTTTGAATTGATGACCAAATTTATGTCATTAAGCAAGCAATTGAACAAAATCAATAA
- the rpmB gene encoding 50S ribosomal protein L28: MPGRDQLTGQKSLSGNKRSHALNITKRTFDLNLQKITILTENGAKKTVRVTAKNARTLKKYGLVA; encoded by the coding sequence ATGCCAGGAAGAGATCAATTAACAGGTCAAAAGTCTTTAAGTGGAAACAAAAGATCACATGCTTTGAACATCACAAAAAGAACATTTGATCTTAACTTACAAAAAATAACAATTCTAACTGAAAATGGTGCAAAAAAAACCGTTAGAGTTACTGCTAAAAATGCTCGTACTTTAAAAAAATATGGTTTAGTGGCTTAA
- a CDS encoding 5-methylthioadenosine nucleosidase/S-adenosylhomocysteine nucleosidase: MKKEITLFVFAEKTELDLDLKENDLIKTLFSFKQLNLSIYKNIVFNKEYALLFCGVGKTNAAFSLTNAVAILEKNDYQIKEIINIGPVGCCDKEIGITKTYLVDKAYFFDVDLQTIPGYKLGQLPDDEYEFQTSVFLNNKIKRIVSLENKNILSADRFFSINDLKKIQDNFSDVALLDMEACALIQCANKLKKDISSIKIVSDNIFFNENYYITKENQWKNQVQKIFLKVLKEI, from the coding sequence ATGAAAAAAGAAATAACATTATTTGTCTTTGCTGAAAAAACTGAACTTGATCTTGATTTAAAAGAAAATGATCTAATCAAAACTTTATTTTCCTTTAAACAATTAAACTTATCAATATATAAAAATATTGTCTTCAATAAAGAATATGCTTTATTATTTTGTGGGGTTGGAAAAACTAATGCTGCTTTTTCATTGACAAATGCAGTTGCAATTTTAGAAAAAAATGACTATCAAATAAAAGAAATAATTAATATTGGTCCAGTTGGATGTTGTGATAAGGAAATTGGAATTACAAAAACTTATTTGGTTGACAAAGCATACTTCTTTGATGTTGATTTACAAACTATACCTGGGTATAAATTAGGGCAACTACCAGATGATGAATATGAATTTCAAACAAGTGTTTTTTTAAATAATAAAATCAAAAGAATTGTTTCTTTAGAAAATAAAAATATCTTATCAGCAGATCGTTTTTTTTCAATCAACGATTTAAAAAAAATTCAAGATAATTTTTCTGATGTTGCTTTATTGGATATGGAAGCTTGTGCTTTAATTCAATGTGCAAATAAATTAAAAAAAGATATCTCTTCAATTAAAATTGTTTCCGATAACATTTTCTTCAATGAAAATTACTATATAACCAAAGAAAATCAATGAAAAAATCAAGTACAAAAAATATTTTTAAAAGTGCTAAAGGAGATTTAA
- a CDS encoding TatD family hydrolase produces the protein MNFKYIDIHTHPFKEYYEQPYQVVTEWKNQDMEKIFIVGTSKEDCIELLELCKKDSNFMHPIIGIHPTLAKGKEDGEFLESIITKDVIAIGEIGLDYHYDDSPSKEIQIQSFLAQLEVANKNNLVAMLHIRDALEDAFSIITKKEYANIKIVLHSFGGDLEFVKKLLPFKNIYFSISGVVTFKNAKSLQEAVTFIPIDRIFCETDTPYLAPMPMRGKPNISPYVKYTYEYIAKLKNIDKKAFVDQVRKNIKNVFGV, from the coding sequence ATGAATTTTAAATATATTGATATTCATACACATCCATTCAAGGAATATTATGAGCAACCATATCAAGTAGTAACTGAATGAAAAAATCAAGATATGGAAAAAATTTTTATTGTTGGTACTTCAAAAGAAGATTGCATTGAGTTACTCGAACTTTGTAAAAAAGATAGCAATTTTATGCATCCAATTATTGGGATTCATCCAACACTTGCAAAAGGCAAAGAAGATGGCGAATTTTTAGAATCAATTATTACTAAGGATGTGATTGCAATTGGTGAAATTGGGTTGGATTATCATTATGATGACTCTCCCTCGAAAGAAATTCAAATTCAATCTTTTTTAGCACAATTAGAAGTTGCAAATAAAAACAATCTTGTTGCTATGCTTCATATTCGCGATGCACTTGAAGATGCTTTTTCAATTATTACTAAAAAAGAGTATGCAAACATAAAAATCGTTTTGCATTCATTTGGTGGTGATTTAGAATTTGTAAAAAAATTACTTCCTTTTAAAAATATTTATTTTTCAATTTCAGGTGTTGTTACTTTTAAAAATGCAAAATCATTGCAAGAAGCTGTAACCTTTATTCCAATTGATCGAATTTTTTGTGAAACAGATACACCTTATTTAGCACCAATGCCAATGCGTGGTAAACCCAATATTAGCCCTTATGTAAAATATACATATGAATACATTGCGAAACTTAAAAATATTGATAAAAAAGCATTTGTTGATCAAGTAAGAAAAAATATTAAAAATGTTTTTGGAGTTTAA
- the rsmA gene encoding 16S rRNA (adenine(1518)-N(6)/adenine(1519)-N(6))-dimethyltransferase RsmA has product MKIKAKKSFGQNFLINKKIQQQIVDAAEIDNEDVIEIGPGLGALTNLLLDKVKSLDAYELDNDIYQFWLEKKLPSHINFLNQDFLLSNLSSSKKRIVIGNIPYNITSEIIFKLIKNNQYLKHVVLMVQKEVGQRILATPNSKNYSKLSVSVQSIGSVSKILVAKANDFNPVPKVDSMVIKITFDQKNNFNLDEYLDFIKLCFQFKRKTLVNNLLTKYKKEKILDVLEQNKIDFLSRAENLDINQYKKIFFEFLK; this is encoded by the coding sequence ATGAAAATCAAGGCTAAAAAAAGTTTTGGGCAAAACTTTTTGATTAATAAAAAAATTCAACAACAAATTGTTGATGCTGCAGAGATTGATAATGAAGATGTAATTGAAATAGGGCCTGGACTTGGGGCGTTAACAAATTTATTGCTTGATAAAGTAAAATCGCTTGATGCTTATGAATTAGATAATGATATTTATCAATTTTGGTTAGAAAAAAAACTACCTTCACATATCAATTTTTTAAATCAAGATTTTTTGTTATCAAATCTTTCATCAAGCAAAAAAAGAATTGTTATTGGAAATATTCCTTATAATATCACCTCAGAAATCATTTTTAAATTAATTAAAAATAATCAATATTTAAAACATGTGGTACTGATGGTTCAAAAAGAAGTCGGACAACGCATATTAGCAACTCCAAATTCAAAAAATTATAGTAAATTAAGTGTTTCAGTTCAAAGTATTGGTAGTGTCTCAAAAATTTTAGTTGCAAAAGCAAATGATTTTAATCCAGTTCCAAAAGTTGATTCAATGGTAATTAAAATTACATTTGATCAAAAAAATAATTTTAATTTAGATGAGTATCTTGATTTTATAAAATTATGTTTTCAATTTAAAAGAAAAACTTTGGTCAATAATTTATTAACAAAATACAAAAAAGAAAAAATTCTTGATGTTTTAGAACAAAACAAGATTGATTTTTTGTCTCGAGCTGAAAATTTAGATATCAATCAATATAAAAAAATCTTTTTTGAATTTTTAAAATAA
- the recO gene encoding DNA repair protein RecO, translating into MDNKEYEIEAIVLEIKNHQDNDAILKVLSENGIISLYAKGIQKPSSKNKLNLPILGVSNLEIIKSKFFNKINTLKRATLLANFPFNTTLQVIYNTTLMFLKKINNQQISHFLNKYKIFLKNVETNPNQTFSYLLLALLEVFGFKPNFEHCVECNNKENIVDFEFYKGGFLCKEHSQATKNIEFLKAIYWLNKDFYLFVKNFDENISIQINSMIIEVLNSII; encoded by the coding sequence ATGGATAATAAAGAATATGAAATTGAAGCAATTGTGTTAGAAATTAAAAATCATCAAGACAATGATGCAATTTTAAAAGTTTTGTCTGAAAATGGGATTATTTCTTTGTATGCAAAAGGAATTCAAAAGCCTAGTTCTAAAAACAAATTAAATCTTCCAATTTTAGGTGTTTCTAACTTAGAAATAATTAAATCAAAATTTTTTAATAAAATAAATACGCTAAAAAGAGCAACATTGCTTGCAAATTTTCCTTTTAATACAACATTACAAGTGATATATAATACAACGCTAATGTTTTTAAAGAAAATTAATAATCAACAAATAAGTCATTTTTTAAACAAATATAAAATTTTTTTAAAAAATGTCGAAACAAATCCAAATCAAACTTTTAGTTATTTATTATTAGCTCTTTTAGAAGTTTTTGGATTTAAACCAAATTTTGAGCATTGTGTTGAATGTAACAATAAAGAAAATATTGTTGATTTTGAATTTTATAAAGGCGGTTTTCTTTGTAAAGAGCACTCCCAGGCAACCAAAAACATTGAATTTTTAAAAGCAATTTATTGACTAAATAAGGATTTTTATTTATTTGTAAAAAATTTTGATGAAAATATTTCAATTCAAATTAATTCCATGATCATTGAAGTTCTTAATTCCATAATCTAA
- a CDS encoding MAG2960 family serine endopeptidase lipoprotein: MIKTNPFGFLPSNLSQLFHYVDFKSIERLLNLREITKLKARYDDYKGVFELLVFANNNKHYYAINKNQENNNSLKRNLDFYQYIYDRSFELNINLKQWFDNEDLNSKDRLKKILGFTSGSGTAWVIDRIKNNQDNDHYELLLATNMHVFNFRNTFDKSLHVHNKGIKEENWDTYKVGFYDGTDATSEDTRNQQIHFKTNHTREKLDENFGNFEFSKNKYENNKNDYVDAFEAYSQYLDAPYYVPRYESDHIYIENEKHRLNHFGNNNKWSHTKNSGADLVTLRLKIKKNKLKNVLPSLANVIETDKEKDWYIKFGKKKFSPLKTQFYAGYSKHWNPFNRVIQFHGVKSQGGLISSQRKIVEDYYFRDIWLKYNSKQNKEYNAINQSWKNYLNPFLKDANKEILKNEHGMPLTILDQFSTLYSNIPLGELALKEGASGSMVIDSSFNVIGILNTEITDTGGEYKYIPLGDNNIVVRKQTNGIVLFKSLSNDYKTKNSSSPHIIDGLINKLKSDKIKTIKLNP; encoded by the coding sequence TTGATTAAAACTAATCCATTTGGTTTTCTTCCATCAAATTTAAGTCAACTATTTCACTATGTTGATTTTAAATCAATTGAAAGACTTTTAAATTTAAGAGAAATTACAAAATTAAAAGCTAGATATGATGATTATAAGGGTGTATTTGAATTACTTGTTTTTGCAAACAATAATAAACATTATTATGCAATTAATAAAAATCAAGAAAACAATAATTCCCTTAAAAGAAATCTTGATTTTTATCAATATATTTATGACCGTAGTTTTGAACTAAATATCAACTTAAAACAATGATTTGATAATGAAGATTTAAATTCAAAAGATAGATTGAAAAAAATCTTAGGTTTTACTAGTGGTTCAGGTACTGCTTGAGTAATTGATCGAATTAAAAATAACCAAGACAATGATCATTATGAATTATTATTAGCTACAAATATGCATGTTTTCAACTTTAGAAATACTTTTGATAAAAGTTTGCATGTTCATAACAAAGGGATCAAAGAAGAAAATTGGGATACTTATAAAGTAGGTTTTTATGATGGTACGGACGCAACAAGTGAAGATACTCGAAACCAACAAATTCATTTTAAAACTAATCATACAAGAGAAAAATTAGATGAAAATTTTGGTAATTTTGAATTTAGTAAAAACAAATATGAAAATAATAAAAATGATTATGTTGATGCTTTTGAGGCATATTCACAATATCTAGATGCACCTTATTATGTTCCAAGATATGAAAGTGATCATATTTATATTGAAAACGAAAAACATCGACTAAATCATTTTGGTAATAATAACAAATGGTCACACACAAAAAACTCTGGAGCTGATCTTGTGACACTACGTTTAAAAATTAAAAAAAATAAACTAAAAAATGTTTTACCAAGTTTAGCTAATGTAATTGAAACGGACAAGGAAAAAGATTGATATATTAAATTTGGAAAAAAGAAATTTAGTCCACTTAAAACACAATTTTATGCAGGCTATTCAAAACATTGAAATCCATTTAATAGAGTTATTCAATTTCATGGAGTAAAATCCCAAGGTGGTTTAATTTCAAGTCAAAGAAAAATTGTCGAAGATTATTATTTTAGAGATATATGACTAAAATATAATTCCAAACAAAATAAGGAATACAATGCAATTAATCAATCTTGAAAAAATTATCTTAACCCGTTTCTTAAAGATGCAAATAAAGAAATTTTAAAAAATGAACATGGAATGCCATTGACAATTCTTGATCAATTTTCAACACTTTATTCCAATATTCCACTTGGAGAATTAGCGCTTAAAGAAGGTGCTTCAGGTTCAATGGTAATTGATTCATCGTTCAATGTAATTGGAATTCTAAACACTGAAATTACTGATACAGGTGGAGAATATAAATATATTCCTCTTGGAGATAATAATATTGTCGTTCGTAAACAAACAAATGGAATTGTATTATTCAAAAGTCTAAGCAATGACTATAAAACAAAAAATTCAAGTTCGCCACATATCATTGATGGATTAATTAACAAATTAAAAAGTGACAAAATTAAAACAATTAAACTAAATCCTTAA
- a CDS encoding ribonuclease J produces the protein MKPTKIFGLGGMQEIGKSTLIIEYDQHIFIIDTGIKFSDTYVTGINGSIPDFTYLTENQDKVEGLFITHGHEDHIGGVPYLVQQVNIKRIYAPRIAIQYLKLKFSDMKIKTDVEFIEITKDLVADFGDCSVDWWTAQHSIPDAFGIRIKTPNGSLMMTGDFRFDYTPIGNMTDFSKLKQIGEEGLDVLFSDSTNAMRPNHSPSESDILKDIKKYMLQAERKIIVTAFASNLTRIKAIIELGAELGKKVIAFGRSMVDNIDMGRRLGYINAPDEIFIDKKDLSKYNDNELLILTTGSQGEELASLAKMSYSKHPNVTIKSKDIIIFSSTPIPGNKSKCELLINRLYKLGAIIYENGVDGYLHTSGHAYKDEHLKIFELTKPKYFMPYHGEFRMSVAHGQTAIQSGVDPKNVIVANLGDVYYLENHKVSLSKEKVYFGPVFIDGNILSKTNSQIMKERMELGENGFIHAVLAINKSKNIILGKPRIISRGAFFVKNALHLIEEAKRLIHGAVLYTIKNEKDWTIPKLKQLIIDRLNPFFYKHKRRNVVIIPSILLADQNKETQKTN, from the coding sequence ATGAAACCAACAAAAATTTTTGGATTGGGTGGAATGCAAGAAATTGGAAAGAGTACATTGATTATTGAATATGATCAACATATCTTTATTATTGACACAGGAATAAAATTTTCAGATACCTATGTTACAGGAATCAATGGTTCAATTCCAGATTTCACTTATTTAACTGAAAACCAAGATAAGGTTGAAGGTTTATTCATAACACATGGGCATGAAGATCACATTGGTGGTGTACCTTATTTGGTTCAACAAGTCAATATCAAAAGAATCTATGCTCCAAGAATTGCAATTCAATATTTAAAATTGAAATTTAGTGATATGAAGATCAAAACAGATGTTGAATTTATTGAAATAACAAAAGACTTAGTTGCTGATTTTGGAGATTGCTCAGTGGATTGATGAACTGCTCAACATTCAATTCCTGATGCTTTTGGAATAAGAATAAAAACACCGAATGGAAGTTTAATGATGACTGGTGATTTTAGATTTGATTACACCCCAATCGGAAACATGACTGATTTTTCAAAACTAAAGCAAATTGGTGAAGAAGGATTGGACGTTTTATTCTCAGATTCAACAAATGCAATGCGTCCAAATCACTCACCTTCTGAAAGTGATATTTTAAAAGATATTAAAAAATATATGCTACAAGCTGAAAGAAAAATTATTGTCACAGCGTTTGCATCGAATCTAACAAGAATCAAAGCAATTATTGAACTTGGAGCAGAACTTGGAAAAAAAGTAATTGCTTTTGGTCGCTCAATGGTTGATAACATTGATATGGGAAGAAGACTAGGGTATATCAATGCACCTGATGAAATATTTATTGATAAAAAAGATTTATCAAAATACAATGACAATGAATTATTAATTCTAACAACAGGGTCACAGGGTGAAGAGTTGGCTTCACTTGCAAAAATGTCATATAGCAAACACCCAAATGTCACAATTAAATCAAAAGATATTATTATTTTTTCTTCAACACCAATTCCTGGAAACAAATCAAAATGTGAGTTATTAATTAATCGTCTATACAAATTAGGAGCAATCATTTATGAAAATGGTGTTGATGGTTACTTACATACCTCAGGTCATGCTTATAAAGATGAACATCTTAAAATTTTTGAACTAACTAAACCTAAATACTTTATGCCATATCATGGTGAGTTTCGAATGAGTGTTGCACATGGTCAAACAGCAATCCAATCTGGAGTAGACCCAAAAAATGTTATTGTTGCAAATTTAGGTGATGTTTATTATTTAGAAAATCACAAAGTTAGTTTATCAAAAGAAAAAGTTTACTTTGGCCCTGTTTTCATTGATGGTAACATCTTATCAAAAACCAATTCACAAATCATGAAAGAAAGAATGGAACTTGGTGAAAATGGTTTTATTCATGCTGTTTTAGCAATTAATAAATCAAAAAATATTATTCTAGGAAAACCAAGAATTATTTCACGTGGGGCATTTTTTGTTAAAAATGCTTTGCATCTTATTGAAGAAGCAAAACGTTTAATTCATGGTGCTGTACTCTACACAATAAAAAATGAAAAAGATTGAACAATTCCAAAATTAAAACAATTAATTATTGATCGTTTAAATCCATTTTTTTATAAGCATAAACGCAGAAATGTTGTGATTATTCCAAGCATTTTACTAGCTGATCAAAATAAAGAAACACAAAAAACAAATTAA
- a CDS encoding MscL family protein produces MTKEELKDKKMYVKKAFKDAKAALKRGNIFMLAIGLLLGASFGAVVASLANDVIMASIASIFSVDSVKDLKAGNVLIGKFLAALIQFLIVTLFVFLILFLVFLIKNIIAYHRAKKQPIEEPKIEVPQPTVEELILKELQDLNKKFDSISKQKK; encoded by the coding sequence ATGACAAAAGAAGAATTAAAAGATAAAAAAATGTATGTTAAAAAAGCTTTTAAAGATGCAAAAGCAGCTTTAAAGCGTGGCAATATTTTCATGCTTGCTATTGGACTATTATTAGGAGCAAGTTTTGGGGCTGTTGTTGCTTCATTGGCAAATGACGTAATTATGGCATCAATTGCTTCAATCTTTAGTGTTGATAGTGTAAAAGATCTTAAAGCAGGGAATGTTTTAATTGGTAAATTTCTAGCTGCTTTAATTCAGTTTCTAATTGTAACACTGTTTGTATTTCTTATTCTTTTTCTAGTTTTTTTAATTAAAAATATTATTGCTTATCATAGAGCTAAAAAACAACCAATTGAAGAACCAAAAATAGAAGTCCCACAACCAACTGTTGAAGAATTAATTCTAAAGGAACTTCAAGACTTAAATAAAAAATTTGATTCAATCTCAAAACAAAAAAAATAA
- the argF gene encoding ornithine carbamoyltransferase: protein MPMNLKGRSLDTALNFTTDEINYLLDLSWELKKAKMQGLHVNNRPLTGSNIVIMFQKDSTRTRCAFEVAAADLGASCTYIGPTGSNFGKKESVEDTAMVLGQMYDGIEFRGFKQSDVEALAKYSGVPVWNGLTDAEHPTQMLADYLTFKEVVGDLRGKKIVFAGDIKNNVARSLMIGAAFFGVHIVMCCPKAQWEIVKSGPDHKHVYEEVQKLFERNGGSVTFSDNKLEAAKDADAIYTDVWVSLGEPFELFESRIQELGAFQVDMAMIKAAKESVIFLHCLPAFHDDKTLFSAEIKEKLGAKYPVVATGAMEVTDEVFQSKYNKSIQQAGNRMHTIKAVILATLGY from the coding sequence ATGCCAATGAATTTAAAAGGTCGTAGTTTAGATACAGCGCTAAATTTTACAACCGATGAAATTAATTATCTTTTAGATCTTTCTTGAGAATTGAAGAAAGCAAAAATGCAAGGATTACATGTTAATAATCGTCCATTAACAGGCTCAAACATTGTAATAATGTTTCAAAAAGACTCAACAAGAACCCGATGTGCATTTGAAGTTGCAGCTGCAGATTTAGGTGCAAGTTGTACATACATCGGACCTACAGGTTCAAACTTTGGTAAAAAAGAATCAGTTGAAGATACAGCTATGGTTTTAGGACAAATGTATGATGGAATTGAATTCCGTGGATTCAAACAATCAGATGTTGAAGCTTTAGCAAAATATTCAGGTGTACCAGTTTGAAACGGGTTAACCGATGCTGAACACCCAACCCAAATGCTAGCTGACTACTTAACATTTAAAGAAGTTGTTGGAGACCTAAGAGGAAAGAAAATTGTTTTTGCTGGTGACATCAAAAACAACGTTGCTCGTTCATTAATGATTGGTGCTGCATTCTTTGGTGTACACATTGTTATGTGTTGTCCAAAAGCACAATGAGAAATTGTTAAAAGTGGTCCAGATCATAAACACGTTTATGAAGAAGTTCAAAAATTATTTGAACGTAATGGTGGATCAGTAACATTTTCAGATAATAAATTAGAAGCTGCTAAAGATGCAGACGCAATTTATACAGATGTTTGAGTATCATTAGGAGAACCATTTGAATTATTTGAATCACGTATTCAAGAATTAGGTGCTTTCCAAGTTGATATGGCTATGATTAAAGCTGCAAAAGAAAGTGTTATTTTCTTACACTGCTTACCTGCATTTCATGATGATAAAACTTTATTCTCAGCAGAAATTAAAGAAAAACTTGGCGCAAAATATCCAGTTGTTGCAACAGGTGCAATGGAAGTTACTGATGAAGTATTCCAATCAAAATACAACAAATCAATTCAACAAGCTGGAAACCGTATGCACACAATTAAAGCAGTTATTTTAGCTACACTAGGATACTAA